A genomic segment from Juglans regia cultivar Chandler chromosome 14, Walnut 2.0, whole genome shotgun sequence encodes:
- the LOC108989711 gene encoding E3 ubiquitin-protein ligase RZFP34, whose product MESETVASLSSQSSAISELSDEDVSALENGSGNYGCSHYRRRCKIRAPCCNEIFDCRHCHNEAKNSMETDPLDQHDLPRHEVEQVICSLCGTEQDVQQYCTSCGVCMGKYFCSTCKFFDDDTSKNQFHCNECGICRIGGKENFFHCNKCECCYSKSMEDGHQCVERAMHHNCPVCFEFLFDSMKAITVLRCGHTIHDECMEEMMQHFRYSCPICSKSIGDMSGAWEKLDKVIASTPMPEIYLNKMVWILCNDCGANSNVRFHVMAHKCLSCKSYNTRQIQGEPTAPCASRVAETMSCHTG is encoded by the exons ATGGAGAGTGAAACCGTGGCTTCATTGTCTTCTCAAAGTTCTGCAATTTCTGAACTTAGTGATGAAGATGTGTCTGCGTTGGAAAACGGATCTGGGAATTACGG GTGCTCCCATTACAGGAGGAGATGCAAGATCAGAGCGCCTTGTTGCAATGAGATTTTCGATTGCAGGCATTGCCATAATGAAGCAAAG AATTCCATGGAAACCGATCCTCTTGATCAACATGATCTTCCACGCCATGAAGTAGAACAG GTCATCTGCTCCCTATGTGGTACAGAACAAGAT GTTCAGCAGTATTGCACGAGTTGTGGTGTTTGCATGGGAAAGTATTTCTGTTCAACATGCAAGTTTTTTGATGATGAT ACTTCAAAGAACCAATTCCACTGTAATGAATGTGGAATCTGCAg aattGGAGGCAAGGAAAATTTCTTCCACTGCAATAAATGTG AATGTTGCTACTCGAAGTCAATGGAAGATGGACATCAGTGTGTTGAAAGAGCAATGCACCACAATTGCCCGGTTTGCTTTGAG TTTCTGTTTGATTCAATGAAAGCGATTACTGTATTGCGATGTGGACACACAATACATGATGAATGTATGGAAGAGATGATGCAACATTTCCG GTACTCATGCCCCATCTGCTCAAAGTCCATTGGTGATATGTCCGGTGCATGGGAAAAGCTTGACAAAGTG ATTGCCTCAACTCCAATGCCTGAAATATACTTGAATAAGATG GTCTGGATTCTCTGCAATGATTGTGGAGCAAATTCTAACGTTCGATTTCACGTTATGGCACATAAATGCCTAAGCTGCAAGTCTTACAATACAAGACAGATCCAAGGAGAACCAACTGCACCGTGCGCATCGAGGGTGGCTGAGACAATGAGCTGTCACACTGGTTGA